From the Simplicispira suum genome, the window ATCTACAGTGTCGCAAAGTGGAGCCGTCTGGCTCGTCATCCTTCTGGCCTGCGTGGCAGCGAATCTGCCGTTTGTTAACGATCGCTTGTTGTTTGTCGGGCCGCAACGGCGGCCGTCAAAGCGGCTGCTGGAGCGTTTTGCCGAGCTGGTATTGATGTATTTTGTCGTTGGCGCCGTGGGTCTGCTGCTGGAGAAGCGCGCCGGCCAGATCGCGCCGCAGCAGT encodes:
- a CDS encoding DUF2818 family protein, giving the protein MSQSGAVWLVILLACVAANLPFVNDRLLFVGPQRRPSKRLLERFAELVLMYFVVGAVGLLLEKRAGQIAPQQWEFYAVTGTLFITLAFPGFVYRYLLRRRG